In Roseisolibacter agri, one genomic interval encodes:
- a CDS encoding AAA family ATPase, whose product MDLRIPDPSLVLLVGPTSSGKSTFARAHFARTEVVSSDACRAAVSDDENDQTATDAAFAVLHLIVAKRLERPRLTVVDATNVRPSARAPLLELARRCHLPTAVIVLDLPEAVCETRRAAREDRDADADVLLRQREQLHRGLDGLAAEGHAVVHVLRSPDAVAAVRIVREPLPTDRRVERGPFDVIGDVHGCTDELEELLARLGYVHGEHAGAREAGGWRHPEGRRVVFVGDLVDRGPRVADALRIGMDMVRAGSAFMVPGNHDDKLLRKLEGRTVHVAHGLEETLAELAQAPPAFSAEVRAFLAGLPSHLVLDGGALVVAHGGLPQGLHGRDSRRVRDRALFGETTGVPDADGLPVRVDWAARYSGRALVVFGHTPVLEPRWRNETVDIDTGCVFGGALTALRWPERELVSVPARRAYAVPARAIVADPFVAPEVVRRRERELREAERARRGDPSARQSTRW is encoded by the coding sequence ATGGACCTCCGCATTCCCGATCCCTCGCTCGTGCTCCTCGTCGGCCCGACGAGCAGCGGCAAGTCGACCTTCGCGCGCGCACACTTCGCGCGCACGGAGGTCGTGTCGTCGGACGCATGCCGCGCGGCGGTGTCGGACGACGAGAACGACCAGACGGCGACGGATGCGGCGTTCGCGGTGCTGCACCTCATCGTCGCCAAGCGGCTGGAGCGGCCGCGGCTGACGGTCGTGGACGCGACGAACGTGCGTCCCTCCGCGCGCGCGCCGCTGCTGGAGCTGGCGCGTCGCTGCCACCTGCCGACGGCGGTGATCGTGCTCGACCTGCCGGAGGCCGTGTGCGAGACGCGCCGCGCCGCGCGCGAGGATCGCGATGCCGACGCCGACGTGCTCCTGCGGCAGCGCGAGCAGCTGCACCGCGGGCTCGACGGACTGGCGGCCGAGGGGCACGCGGTCGTGCACGTGCTGCGCTCGCCCGACGCGGTCGCGGCCGTGCGCATCGTGCGCGAGCCGCTGCCGACGGACCGACGGGTGGAGCGCGGGCCGTTCGACGTCATCGGCGACGTGCACGGCTGCACCGACGAGCTGGAGGAGCTGCTCGCGCGGCTCGGCTACGTGCACGGAGAGCACGCGGGTGCCCGCGAAGCGGGCGGTTGGCGGCATCCGGAAGGGCGCCGTGTCGTCTTCGTCGGCGACCTCGTGGATCGCGGCCCGCGCGTCGCCGATGCGCTGCGCATCGGCATGGACATGGTGCGCGCGGGCAGTGCGTTCATGGTGCCCGGCAACCACGACGACAAGCTGCTCCGCAAGCTCGAGGGGCGCACCGTGCACGTCGCGCACGGCCTCGAGGAGACGCTGGCCGAGCTGGCGCAGGCGCCGCCGGCATTCTCCGCCGAGGTGCGCGCGTTCCTCGCCGGGTTGCCGAGCCACCTCGTGCTCGATGGCGGAGCGCTGGTCGTGGCGCACGGCGGGCTGCCGCAGGGGCTGCACGGCCGCGACTCGCGCCGCGTCCGCGACCGGGCGCTGTTCGGCGAGACCACCGGCGTGCCCGACGCCGACGGGCTACCCGTGCGCGTGGACTGGGCCGCGCGCTACTCGGGGCGTGCGCTCGTGGTGTTCGGGCACACCCCCGTGCTCGAGCCGCGCTGGCGCAACGAGACCGTGGACATCGACACGGGCTGCGTGTTCGGCGGCGCCCTCACCGCGCTGCGGTGGCCCGAGCGCGAGCTGGTCTCGGTGCCCGCGCGGCGCGCGTACGCGGTGCCGGCGCGCGCGATCGTCGCCGATCCGTTCGTCGCGCCCGAGGTCGTGCGGCGGCGCGAGCGCGAGCTGCGCGAGGCGGAGCGCGCGCGCCGGGGCGATCCGTCCGCGCGTCAGTCCACGCGATGGTAG
- a CDS encoding STAS/SEC14 domain-containing protein, protein MTIEAEFTEGLLVIRGAGTVTASDLREMPGLTTAFDAGRAVTPNRLIDLTAVEGFDVGFSEMLAAVRERRDAVLSGPTRTAFLTASAVQFGMARMFQTLNDNAQITVRIFEDRAEALAWLRSLP, encoded by the coding sequence ATGACCATCGAGGCCGAGTTCACCGAGGGGCTGCTCGTGATCCGCGGGGCGGGGACGGTCACAGCGAGCGACCTGCGCGAGATGCCCGGGCTCACCACGGCGTTCGACGCGGGGCGCGCCGTCACGCCGAACCGCCTCATCGACCTGACGGCCGTCGAGGGGTTCGACGTCGGCTTCTCGGAGATGCTCGCCGCCGTGCGCGAGCGGCGCGATGCCGTCCTCTCCGGGCCGACGCGCACCGCGTTCCTGACGGCCAGCGCGGTGCAGTTCGGGATGGCGCGCATGTTCCAGACGCTCAACGACAACGCGCAGATCACCGTGCGCATCTTCGAGGACCGGGCGGAGGCGCTGGCCTGGCTGCGATCGCTGCCGTGA
- a CDS encoding DUF4403 family protein: MRTSSARVRAAALALALLAGCERATHDAPEATGARTVASAEGDVVAALPALPASELDLQVAYDLAPAVAALEASVPRTFGDLAQRKQIPSNPKVSVAFAAERTPFRVTVRGNTATIASVVTYRARGWYDARFAPAVSGSCGLGDGEPPRLRIALTSTVRLAPDWRLRPRTRIAAVEPASDDTRDRCRVTVVKYDVTERVVNAVRGKLEGKAALVDERLARMDVRQRVDRWWALLQQPIRIRDDLWLEVRPSEVRMGALAAEDGALVAPLALTANPRIVSGTRPPPSRTPLPTLGARGAVGGDSAPAGLRIRLDAALDYAAANRIVAPRLVGRTFERQGQRLVVRDAALSAARGGRVALTVRVDGAAGGQVRFVGRPVYDAPSGELHVQDLDYDVASEQLMVRGLDWLTHGELRDALRSRARWPASGLVEQARDRLERALNRDLTDGVRLSATVPTARVLAVHALQDAIVLRAEAHGRADLRVHRAPPIRRPASRPVVAARSGPAPER; encoded by the coding sequence GTGAGAACGTCGTCGGCTCGCGTCCGCGCCGCGGCGCTCGCGCTGGCGCTCCTCGCGGGCTGCGAGCGTGCGACGCACGACGCGCCCGAGGCGACCGGCGCGCGCACCGTCGCCAGCGCGGAGGGCGACGTCGTGGCGGCGCTGCCCGCGCTGCCGGCGTCGGAGCTGGACCTGCAGGTGGCGTACGACCTCGCGCCCGCCGTCGCGGCGCTGGAGGCCTCCGTCCCGCGCACGTTCGGCGACCTCGCGCAGCGGAAGCAGATCCCGAGCAACCCGAAGGTGTCCGTCGCGTTCGCGGCCGAGCGGACGCCGTTCCGCGTGACGGTGCGCGGGAACACGGCGACCATCGCGTCGGTCGTGACGTATCGCGCGCGCGGCTGGTACGACGCGCGCTTCGCGCCCGCAGTCAGCGGCTCGTGCGGGCTCGGCGACGGCGAGCCGCCGCGGCTGCGCATCGCGCTCACGTCCACCGTGCGTCTCGCGCCGGACTGGCGGCTGCGGCCGCGCACGCGCATCGCGGCCGTGGAGCCGGCGAGCGACGACACGCGCGATCGCTGCCGCGTGACCGTCGTCAAGTACGACGTGACCGAGCGCGTCGTCAACGCGGTGCGCGGGAAGCTCGAGGGCAAGGCGGCGCTGGTGGACGAGCGGCTCGCGCGCATGGACGTGCGGCAGCGCGTCGACCGCTGGTGGGCGCTGCTGCAGCAGCCCATCCGCATCCGCGACGACCTGTGGCTCGAGGTGCGGCCGTCCGAGGTGCGCATGGGCGCGCTGGCCGCGGAGGACGGTGCGCTGGTCGCGCCGCTCGCGCTCACCGCGAACCCGCGCATCGTCAGCGGCACGCGCCCGCCGCCGTCGCGGACGCCGCTGCCCACGCTCGGCGCACGCGGCGCGGTGGGCGGCGACAGCGCGCCGGCGGGGCTGCGCATCCGGCTGGACGCGGCGCTCGACTACGCGGCCGCGAACCGCATCGTCGCGCCGCGGCTCGTCGGGCGCACGTTCGAGCGGCAGGGGCAGCGGCTCGTCGTGCGCGACGCCGCGCTGTCGGCCGCGCGGGGCGGGCGCGTCGCGCTGACGGTGCGCGTCGACGGCGCGGCGGGTGGACAGGTGCGCTTCGTCGGACGCCCGGTCTACGACGCGCCCTCGGGCGAGCTGCACGTGCAGGACCTCGACTACGACGTCGCCAGCGAGCAGCTGATGGTGCGGGGCCTCGACTGGCTCACGCACGGCGAGCTGCGCGACGCGCTGCGCTCGCGCGCCCGCTGGCCGGCGAGCGGGCTGGTGGAACAGGCGCGCGATCGCCTCGAGCGCGCCCTCAACCGCGACCTCACCGACGGGGTGCGGCTGTCGGCCACCGTGCCGACGGCGCGCGTGCTGGCCGTGCACGCGCTGCAGGACGCGATCGTCCTGCGCGCCGAGGCCCACGGCCGCGCGGACCTGCGCGTGCACCGCGCGCCGCCCATCCGGCGCCCGGCGTCCCGGCCCGTCGTCGCCGCGCGTTCCGGGCCCGCGCCCGAGCGCTGA
- a CDS encoding serine hydrolase, producing the protein MRPPTIALLLLTIGTAAPRLEPRPVTPVTRATIRAAARRPAPLDSLRMALEARIAALRARVPTVVVAVAVRDLAPGGGSLDLAGDSVFHAASTMKLPVMIELFRSADRGALSLDQEILLVNQFASVADGSPYALDAGDDSDSSAYALVGRRVAVRELVRRMIVRSSNLATNAVIALADPVRTTATARALGASRMEVRRGVEDNVAFRAGIINTTTAPDLAALLVALQQGRAASPAGTRAMLDILAAQEHNGEIPAGLPPGTRVAHKTGSITGVLHDAALVYPPDRPPYVLVVLTRGIAEEVVARAAIVDVARLVHAALRPDARAAR; encoded by the coding sequence ATGCGACCACCGACCATCGCCCTGCTCCTCCTGACCATCGGCACCGCGGCGCCGCGGCTTGAGCCCCGTCCGGTGACGCCCGTCACCCGGGCCACGATCCGGGCGGCCGCGCGACGACCGGCGCCCCTCGATTCCCTGCGGATGGCGCTGGAGGCGCGGATCGCCGCGCTCCGGGCGCGGGTGCCGACCGTGGTGGTGGCCGTGGCGGTGCGCGACCTCGCGCCGGGCGGCGGCTCGCTCGACCTGGCGGGTGACAGCGTCTTCCACGCCGCCAGCACGATGAAGCTGCCGGTGATGATCGAGCTGTTCCGGTCCGCGGACCGCGGCGCGCTGTCGCTCGACCAGGAGATCCTGCTCGTCAACCAGTTCGCGTCGGTCGCCGATGGATCGCCCTACGCGCTGGACGCCGGCGACGACTCGGACAGCTCGGCCTACGCGCTGGTGGGGCGACGCGTCGCCGTGCGCGAGCTGGTGCGGCGGATGATCGTGCGCTCCAGCAACCTCGCCACCAACGCGGTCATCGCGCTCGCGGATCCGGTGCGCACGACGGCCACCGCACGTGCCCTCGGCGCCTCGCGCATGGAGGTGCGGCGCGGCGTGGAGGACAACGTCGCGTTCCGCGCGGGGATCATCAACACCACGACGGCGCCCGACCTGGCCGCGCTGCTCGTGGCGCTGCAGCAGGGCCGCGCCGCCTCGCCGGCAGGGACGCGCGCGATGCTCGACATCCTCGCGGCGCAGGAGCACAACGGCGAGATCCCGGCGGGGCTGCCGCCGGGCACGCGCGTGGCGCACAAGACCGGATCGATCACCGGCGTGCTGCACGACGCGGCGCTGGTGTATCCGCCGGACCGGCCGCCGTACGTGCTGGTCGTGCTGACGCGCGGCATCGCCGAGGAGGTCGTCGCCCGCGCCGCCATCGTGGACGTCGCGCGCCTGGTGCACGCCGCCCTGCGGCCGGACGCGCGCGCGGCGCGGTAG
- a CDS encoding lytic transglycosylase domain-containing protein, with the protein MPPSQDAPLTRRAHAALLSATLALLGACSPGLRPATAPTPVARPDVPVETPSDLPAPAASAPLAVPEAPRPHAPHLAGVTFDLDVHAFEDEERVQHYVRLFTGSARGTFTGWLARGARYEPMIRAKLRAGGLPEDLIYLPLVESGYDANAVSRVSAVGMWQFMAPTARDVGLRVDWWLDERRDPVRATDGAVKMLKWLKKEFGSYFVAAAAYNGGPTRVSRGLAQLTASSDSTLGDARFFAMVDADYLRPETKNYVPQLIAAALVAKELPRYNLSVRAQPAFAYDSVTVAPLTPLAAVARAASASRAQLLDLNPQFLRGLTPPDARVQVRLPVGSAVGFAARYAKLDASTRRAFKQATTKKRETLEGLAERQGVPLALLTAYNPSLNTVQKGKWKGRLISGQAVRVPTAAVLEYARPAADADDGSGAGALPALAPIEAPRVAERAPARGEKAEKAERSEKDETTRVATGETERDAKAAKETKAAKETKDVTPSKVAAREVAKTRAKDDVAMLALTTVAREKPAKPAKPTKSVAKKAAVKTEKAAAKPAAKAKPAAKTKAEPTPKKPEKKADAKPKDAKPKSAKQKAAKSGKSER; encoded by the coding sequence GTGCCGCCATCCCAGGACGCCCCGCTCACGCGGCGCGCGCATGCCGCGCTCCTGTCCGCGACGCTCGCCCTGCTCGGCGCCTGCTCGCCGGGGCTGCGGCCCGCCACCGCGCCGACGCCCGTCGCGCGGCCCGACGTGCCCGTGGAGACGCCGTCGGACCTGCCCGCGCCGGCGGCCAGCGCGCCGCTCGCGGTGCCCGAGGCGCCGCGGCCGCACGCGCCGCACCTGGCGGGCGTGACGTTCGACCTCGACGTCCACGCGTTCGAGGACGAGGAGCGGGTGCAGCACTACGTGCGGCTGTTCACGGGCAGCGCGCGCGGCACGTTCACGGGGTGGCTCGCGCGCGGCGCGCGCTACGAGCCGATGATCCGCGCCAAGCTGCGCGCGGGCGGCCTGCCCGAGGACCTCATCTACCTGCCGCTCGTCGAGAGCGGCTACGACGCGAACGCCGTGTCGCGCGTGTCGGCGGTGGGGATGTGGCAGTTCATGGCGCCGACCGCGCGCGACGTCGGGCTGCGCGTCGACTGGTGGCTGGACGAGCGCCGTGATCCGGTGCGCGCCACCGACGGCGCGGTGAAGATGCTGAAGTGGCTGAAGAAGGAGTTCGGCTCGTACTTCGTCGCCGCGGCCGCGTACAACGGCGGGCCGACGCGCGTGTCGCGCGGGCTCGCGCAGCTCACCGCGTCGTCCGACAGCACGCTCGGGGACGCGCGCTTCTTCGCGATGGTGGACGCCGACTACCTGCGCCCCGAGACGAAGAACTACGTGCCGCAGCTGATCGCGGCCGCGCTCGTGGCGAAGGAGCTGCCGCGCTACAACCTCTCCGTGCGCGCGCAGCCCGCGTTCGCGTACGACTCGGTGACGGTCGCGCCGCTCACGCCGCTGGCGGCGGTCGCGCGCGCCGCGTCGGCCTCCCGCGCGCAGCTGCTCGATCTCAATCCCCAGTTCCTGCGCGGCCTCACGCCGCCGGACGCGCGCGTGCAGGTGCGCCTGCCCGTGGGCTCGGCGGTGGGATTCGCGGCGCGCTACGCGAAGCTCGACGCGAGCACGCGCCGCGCGTTCAAACAGGCGACGACGAAGAAGCGCGAGACGCTGGAGGGGTTGGCGGAGCGCCAGGGCGTGCCGCTCGCGCTGCTGACCGCGTACAACCCCTCGCTGAACACGGTGCAGAAGGGGAAGTGGAAGGGGCGCCTGATCTCGGGTCAGGCGGTGCGCGTGCCGACGGCGGCGGTGCTGGAGTACGCCCGCCCGGCGGCCGACGCGGACGACGGGAGCGGTGCGGGCGCGCTGCCGGCGCTCGCCCCGATCGAGGCGCCGCGCGTCGCCGAGCGCGCGCCGGCGAGGGGCGAGAAGGCCGAGAAGGCCGAGAGGTCGGAGAAGGACGAGACGACGCGCGTGGCCACGGGCGAGACCGAGCGCGACGCGAAGGCCGCGAAGGAGACGAAGGCCGCCAAGGAGACGAAGGACGTGACGCCGTCGAAGGTCGCTGCGCGCGAGGTCGCGAAGACGCGCGCGAAGGACGACGTCGCGATGCTCGCGCTGACGACGGTGGCGCGCGAGAAGCCCGCGAAGCCCGCGAAGCCCACGAAGTCCGTGGCGAAGAAGGCCGCCGTGAAGACGGAGAAAGCGGCCGCGAAGCCCGCCGCGAAGGCGAAGCCGGCGGCGAAGACGAAGGCGGAGCCGACGCCGAAGAAGCCCGAGAAGAAGGCCGACGCGAAGCCGAAGGACGCGAAGCCGAAGAGCGCCAAGCAGAAGGCCGCGAAGTCCGGCAAGTCGGAGCGCTGA
- a CDS encoding lytic transglycosylase domain-containing protein, whose product MRDPAPRESYAYRGDVARRRARRRHRVLLAGAALAAIVLVRERSLEEAAAAPARHIPLLVNHPEARYLETAQLDLRRWHRVYRYASRYRISPDLAGAIHDAAVGEGIEPELAFRVVRVESEFNERATSPVGAVGLTQLMPETARHYMPNVTRKQLYNRDLNLRVGFRYLRGLIKEYKSVRLALLVYNRGPVAVQAALNNGQDPANGYERVVLGDYRGRGLLD is encoded by the coding sequence ATGCGTGACCCCGCCCCGCGCGAGTCGTACGCGTACCGCGGCGACGTAGCCCGTCGTCGTGCACGCCGTCGCCACCGCGTGCTCCTGGCCGGCGCCGCCCTCGCGGCGATCGTCCTGGTGCGCGAGCGCTCGCTCGAGGAGGCCGCCGCAGCGCCGGCCCGACACATCCCGCTCCTCGTCAACCATCCCGAGGCGCGTTATCTGGAGACGGCGCAGCTGGACCTGCGCCGCTGGCATCGCGTGTACCGCTACGCGAGCCGCTATCGCATCTCGCCCGACCTCGCGGGTGCCATCCACGACGCGGCGGTCGGCGAGGGGATCGAGCCCGAGCTGGCGTTCCGCGTGGTCCGCGTGGAGAGCGAGTTCAACGAGCGCGCGACGAGCCCCGTCGGCGCCGTCGGCCTCACGCAGCTGATGCCCGAGACGGCGCGGCACTACATGCCGAACGTCACGCGCAAGCAGCTCTACAACCGCGATCTCAACCTGCGCGTCGGCTTCCGCTACCTGCGCGGGCTGATCAAGGAGTACAAGAGCGTGCGCCTGGCCCTGCTGGTCTACAACCGCGGGCCGGTGGCCGTGCAGGCGGCGCTGAACAACGGGCAGGACCCGGCCAACGGCTACGAGCGCGTGGTGCTGGGCGACTATCGCGGCCGCGGCCTGCTGGACTGA
- the moaC gene encoding cyclic pyranopterin monophosphate synthase MoaC gives MSHVDATGEARMVDVGAKAESERLARAVGAIRMEGATLDQLRENRLAKGDVLTVAKIAGIMAAKRTSDLIPLCHPIALSHADVALTLDPSLPGVRVEATARTRGRTGVEMEALTAATVALLTIYDMAKAVDRGMILEGVRLVEKTGGASGPWRT, from the coding sequence CTGTCGCACGTGGACGCCACGGGCGAGGCGCGCATGGTCGACGTCGGGGCCAAGGCCGAGTCGGAGCGGCTGGCGCGGGCGGTCGGCGCGATCCGCATGGAGGGCGCGACGCTCGACCAGCTGCGAGAGAACCGGCTGGCCAAGGGCGACGTGCTGACCGTGGCGAAGATCGCGGGCATCATGGCCGCCAAGCGGACGTCCGACCTGATCCCGCTCTGCCACCCGATCGCCCTGTCCCATGCGGACGTGGCGCTGACGCTCGACCCGTCGCTCCCCGGGGTCCGGGTGGAGGCGACGGCGCGTACCAGAGGCCGGACTGGAGTGGAGATGGAGGCGCTGACGGCGGCGACCGTGGCACTCCTGACCATCTACGACATGGCCAAGGCAGTGGATCGCGGCATGATCCTCGAAGGGGTGCGGCTGGTCGAGAAGACCGGCGGCGCTTCAGGACCGTGGCGCACGTGA
- a CDS encoding ATP-binding protein, whose amino-acid sequence MPIVPLHGHAPLRRRLLDAAARDALPASLLLQGPRGVGKQRLALWLGQALLCEGPHDDRPGGEPCGRCRHCRYAVELTHPDLHWYFPRERPKNPDQSPAEVQADYAAARAERLERHGLYAPASGMEALFVATVRALVQSAAVSPALARRKVFVVGDAERMVAQEGADAAANAFLKLLEEPPADTLIILTSSEPGALLPTIRSRVVTLRVPPLAAGDVAGLLEDAQVREVLAGDGVRESAATLAASLGGAPGSLFGGRERSAAAGEAQRLLAAVVQGGRPERMRAAFMQGASKARGAFSDVLDALTVALRDLARDASAPRSAADPTPRDEHRALAASRAVDAVERAKARAAGNVNPQLLTAELLREMAAEFR is encoded by the coding sequence GTGCCCATCGTTCCCCTCCACGGACACGCGCCCCTCCGGCGGCGGCTGCTCGATGCCGCGGCCCGGGACGCCCTGCCGGCGAGCCTGCTCCTCCAGGGGCCCCGCGGCGTGGGCAAGCAGCGCCTCGCGCTCTGGCTGGGCCAGGCGCTCCTGTGCGAGGGCCCGCACGACGACCGCCCGGGCGGCGAGCCGTGCGGCCGCTGCCGGCACTGCCGCTACGCGGTCGAGCTGACCCACCCGGACCTTCACTGGTACTTCCCGCGCGAGCGGCCGAAGAACCCGGACCAGTCGCCGGCCGAGGTGCAGGCGGACTACGCGGCGGCCCGCGCGGAGCGGCTGGAGCGGCACGGCCTGTACGCGCCGGCGTCGGGGATGGAGGCGCTCTTCGTGGCGACCGTCCGCGCCCTGGTGCAGTCGGCCGCGGTCTCCCCCGCCCTCGCGCGACGAAAGGTCTTCGTGGTCGGGGACGCGGAGCGGATGGTCGCGCAGGAGGGCGCGGACGCGGCGGCCAACGCCTTCCTCAAGCTGCTCGAGGAGCCGCCGGCGGACACGCTCATCATCCTGACGTCGAGCGAGCCCGGGGCGCTGCTGCCGACGATCCGCTCGCGCGTGGTCACGCTGCGCGTGCCGCCGCTGGCCGCCGGCGACGTTGCCGGGCTGCTGGAGGACGCCCAGGTCCGCGAGGTGCTCGCGGGCGACGGCGTGCGCGAGTCGGCGGCGACGCTGGCCGCCTCGCTCGGCGGCGCGCCGGGGTCGCTGTTCGGCGGAAGGGAGCGCTCGGCGGCGGCCGGCGAGGCGCAGCGCCTGCTGGCGGCGGTCGTCCAGGGCGGGCGCCCCGAGCGGATGCGCGCGGCCTTCATGCAGGGCGCCTCCAAGGCGCGCGGCGCGTTCTCCGACGTGCTGGACGCGCTGACGGTGGCCCTTCGGGACCTGGCGCGCGACGCCAGCGCCCCGCGCAGCGCCGCCGATCCGACGCCGCGCGACGAGCACCGGGCGCTGGCCGCCAGCCGGGCCGTGGACGCCGTGGAGCGGGCGAAGGCGCGGGCCGCCGGCAACGTGAACCCCCAGCTGCTGACCGCGGAGCTCCTCCGCGAGATGGCGGCGGAGTTCCGCTGA
- a CDS encoding type 1 glutamine amidotransferase domain-containing protein, translating into MATTNTGGAAGGVLKGRRVAVLVTDGFEQVELVEPVRALEAAGAQVDIVSLEAGEIQGMNHDDKADMLPVDRTVEEARAGDYDGLLIPGGVANPDRLRCDEKAVALVRDFVERDKPVAAICHGPWLLVEADAVRGRSLTSWPSLRTDITNAGGSWEDRETVLDQKLLTSRKPADLPAFCDKLVTMLTQAAEERSLDRMVEQTFPASDPLPGPSSVGGHGASRTDAPRPTA; encoded by the coding sequence ATGGCCACGACGAACACGGGCGGGGCGGCGGGCGGCGTCCTGAAGGGGCGCCGCGTCGCGGTCCTCGTCACCGACGGCTTTGAGCAGGTCGAGCTGGTGGAGCCCGTGCGCGCTCTCGAGGCGGCCGGGGCGCAGGTGGACATCGTGTCGCTGGAGGCGGGCGAGATCCAGGGCATGAACCACGACGACAAGGCGGACATGCTGCCCGTCGACCGCACGGTCGAGGAGGCGCGCGCCGGCGACTACGACGGCCTCCTGATCCCCGGCGGCGTCGCGAACCCCGACCGCCTGCGCTGCGACGAGAAGGCGGTGGCGCTCGTGCGCGACTTCGTCGAGCGCGACAAGCCGGTGGCGGCGATCTGCCACGGGCCGTGGCTGCTCGTCGAGGCGGACGCGGTGCGCGGGCGGTCCCTCACGTCGTGGCCGTCCCTGCGCACCGACATCACGAACGCCGGCGGCAGCTGGGAGGACCGCGAGACGGTGCTCGACCAGAAGCTGCTCACCAGCCGGAAGCCGGCGGACCTGCCGGCCTTCTGCGACAAGCTGGTGACGATGCTGACGCAGGCGGCGGAGGAGCGGAGCCTCGACCGGATGGTGGAGCAGACCTTCCCGGCGAGCGATCCGCTCCCCGGCCCGTCGAGCGTGGGCGGGCACGGCGCGTCGCGCACCGACGCCCCGCGTCCGACGGCGTAG
- a CDS encoding nuclear transport factor 2 family protein: MSTPTAQEFVTALRRIEDDGDIDAMVALFGEDAVLTSPTEHVTQVGPDGARRFWTAYRHSFQSVRSRFHAVLESERRVILEWTSRCRTAAGVDTTYAGVSTIETREGRIVRFTAYFDPARLHAHVPVAASTGIRVPLADVAREAPDVPI, translated from the coding sequence ATGTCCACTCCCACGGCACAGGAGTTCGTCACGGCGCTCCGGCGCATCGAGGACGACGGCGACATCGACGCGATGGTCGCGCTGTTCGGTGAGGACGCCGTGCTCACCTCGCCCACCGAGCACGTCACGCAGGTCGGCCCCGACGGCGCGCGCCGCTTCTGGACCGCCTACCGCCACTCGTTCCAGTCGGTGCGCTCGCGCTTCCACGCGGTGCTGGAGAGCGAGCGGCGCGTGATACTCGAGTGGACCTCGCGCTGCCGCACTGCCGCCGGCGTCGACACGACGTACGCCGGCGTGAGCACCATCGAGACGCGCGAGGGGCGCATCGTGCGCTTCACCGCCTACTTCGATCCGGCCCGGCTGCACGCGCACGTGCCCGTCGCCGCGTCCACGGGCATCCGCGTGCCGCTGGCCGACGTCGCCCGCGAGGCGCCCGACGTTCCGATCTGA
- a CDS encoding metallophosphoesterase family protein, which yields MPTVRIAAMADVHVSKTSQGALAPILAQVADRADVLLLCGDLTDYGSAEEGRVLVKELATLRMPIIAVLGNHDFEMGHPQELVAQLRDAGVVVLDGESHEVQGIGFAGIKGFAGGFGRSTLGSWGETGIKAFVKEAVDETLKLETALARLRTRQKVALLHYSPVRATVEGEPLEIFPWLGCGRHEEPLLRYKVSAVFHGHAHNGCPEGKLSNGAPVYNVAMPLLKKRFPEQLPVRFLEIDPDVGGDADSEPRYEGPERRRGVGDPAPARDTTAGNGVAAH from the coding sequence ATGCCCACTGTCCGTATCGCCGCGATGGCCGACGTCCACGTCAGCAAGACGTCGCAGGGAGCGCTCGCGCCGATCCTCGCCCAGGTCGCGGATCGGGCCGACGTGCTCCTGCTGTGCGGCGATCTGACCGACTACGGCTCGGCCGAGGAGGGGCGCGTGCTCGTGAAGGAGCTCGCGACGCTGCGGATGCCGATCATCGCGGTGCTCGGCAACCACGACTTCGAGATGGGCCATCCGCAGGAGCTCGTGGCGCAGCTGCGCGACGCGGGCGTCGTCGTGCTCGACGGCGAGTCGCACGAGGTGCAGGGCATCGGCTTCGCCGGCATCAAGGGCTTCGCGGGCGGCTTCGGGCGCTCGACGCTCGGCTCGTGGGGCGAGACGGGGATCAAGGCGTTCGTGAAGGAGGCCGTCGACGAGACGCTGAAGCTCGAGACGGCGCTCGCGCGGCTGCGCACGCGGCAGAAGGTCGCGCTGCTCCACTACTCGCCGGTGCGCGCGACCGTCGAGGGCGAGCCGCTCGAGATCTTCCCCTGGCTCGGCTGCGGGCGGCACGAGGAGCCGCTCCTGCGCTACAAGGTGAGCGCGGTCTTCCACGGCCACGCGCACAACGGCTGCCCCGAAGGGAAGCTGAGCAACGGCGCACCCGTCTACAACGTCGCGATGCCGCTGCTGAAGAAGCGGTTCCCGGAGCAGCTCCCCGTGCGCTTCCTGGAGATCGATCCGGACGTCGGCGGCGACGCGGACTCCGAGCCGCGCTACGAGGGGCCCGAGCGCCGGCGCGGCGTCGGCGATCCGGCGCCCGCGCGAGATACGACCGCGGGCAACGGCGTCGCCGCGCACTGA